Genomic segment of Pontibacter liquoris:
GCACAAAGGCCGACTGCAGCAAAAGGAAATAGAGACAGACATTCGAAAATTAGTGGCACAGCGGGAAGAGACCGAAAGAATTCATAACAGGCGAATAGGAGTTGGCATGTTTATCATTGACGTTGCCCCGGACCCAGATGAAAGAATGAAAGGAGCGACATTAAACTACTTGACTGAATTTGCCAGACAGCAAGAGGTGGACATCTGGTATTTTAACCAGGAGACGCAGGTAGAGACTTCAGCAAAGCCAACTCCAGTAACAAGTTGATGCATCTGTCCGGGTTGATGATAACTTAAGCTAATTTCCAGACATGTTAAATTGATCCACTTCTACTTCCAAGTGAGCGGGTGTACCAACAAAACAATTATCTTCACTACAGACAAACATCCAGTGATATCTGAAATAAGCAAATGCAGCAGCTACTGATACTTTAAAAGCACAGGAAATCATTTTGCGGATAGGTGGCACCTTGGGATTGCCCGGCAGAGCGTAACTTATCAAAAGAAACGTAACAGTTAAATTTAGATCAAGCATGAACCAGGAAGAATTTCTACTGCAGCACCTGACAGAGGGAAAAAAATACCAGCAGATCTGCGACGAACATGGCAGCATCACATTAACCCAACTCAGGGAGTGGTGGGAAACTGGCCAGGAGCTGAGGGCGCAAATCAAAAGATCCAACATCCTGTTTGAGAGCAGGAAAGGCAAGGAGGAGTTTGCTGCGTTTCAGGAAGCGGGGAAGCGGGCCTTCTTCGAATGGCTCAGGGAACAGCCAAGGCATTGCGCTTATTGCGGGATAACGGAAGATAAGCTTCAGAAACTATTCGATAACACAACAGGGTCTCTTTCAACAAAGAGGAGGCGCGGCAGGTCCCTTGAGCTGGAACGGAGGGACTCCAAGTCAAATGAATATTCCATCAAAAACTGTGTGCTGGCATGTTACTTCTGCAACAACCACAAAAGCGATGTGATCACAGAAGAAGAGCACCGGCTTTACTTCGCCCCACAGATCAGGAAGTACCTGGAAGACAAATATGCCCAGCTAAAAACAGATGGTAACCGATAGAGAAACCAACTACGTTTTCTTTTCCGGGCTCCTGGCTTCAGATGCGCGCTATACAGCTGCTTATGCTAAGGTAAGTCAGGCGTTGAACAGGCACCAGGTCCGTCATGGCTTGCTGAAGGGAACAAAAGACATCTGGTGCAGGGATTACATGCCTATCCAGAAAGGCGATTCGGCATACGTTCAGTTCAGGTATGCCCCCTCCTATCTGGCCAAGGATGCAGCCTTGCAGACAGACCCGGCAGTAACGCTTGAGCTCAATCAAATACAAGCTATTTGCTCGAACATCAACCTGGATGGCGGAAACGTGGTGCGGTGGCAGGACAGGGTCATCATCACCGACAGGGTCTTTTCGGAGAATCCCGCATATACGAACAAATCTCAGCTGATCGATGAACTGGAAAAGCTCCTGGAGGCTGAGATCATGGTGATTCCCCAGATAAAGTCCGACATGACAGGCCACGCAGACGGGCTGGTAAGGTTTTATGACAGGACCACACTGATTGGCAACTGCCTGGAAGCGGAGTACGGTTACTGGAAGAATGGCATGAGGAAAGTATTAATAAATTACGGCCTTGACTATATTGATTTGCCGTTCCTGGATTACAAGGTAAAGGGTTTTCCTGAATCCGCTGTTGGGTGCTACGTGAACTACCTGGAGGTGAGTGACCTGATCCTGGTGCCCGTGTTTGAAGTGGAAGGGAACAAAGACCAAGAGGTAATGAATATTTTAACCAATATTTTCCCAGACAGGACAGTTGCCCCTGTCTGTATAAACGAAGTGGGCAAACATGGTGGGCTGCTGAACTGTATAAGCTGGAATGTAAAAAACACTACATGCTCAAATGCAACGGCGCTGAACCTGTAGCGCGAATGGACTAGGTGCTGGGTGGTCCTACTGCAGATAGGAACCCGCTTTCGGGAAACACTCCTCCCGCTTCAGCCTCTCAAGGTCTGTCGCCGGCTCCTTGTTATAAATCCTCAGGTGTATAGACCTGCGGTGCCTGTTGGTCTTTGCCCAGAAAGGTGCCTGAACCGGATTTAGAAGATTACATGTTCAAACTATAGCGGGTACTCCGACCGCCGCCTTCCTGGATGAACGCCCCCAGCTCCAGAAGATATTGCAAGTCCCTTGTTGCAGTCGCCTTGGAGGCTTTGGTGATCGCTATATATTTTCTTGCATTCATACCTCCCTCAAATCCCTCCGGCCCTGCATCAAGCATCCTTCTTACAGCTTTTATCTGCCGTTCATTCAAAGCGTCCTGGAACCGGTCAAAGAACTTCGACTTCTTCAGAATGAAATCCACCAGGCTGATCGCCTGTTGCTGTGAGGTGAGGATAACGCTGACAAAGTAGGTGACCCAGGAGGTGATGTCGTTGCTTTTCTGGGCCTGCTCCAAGGCATTATAATACGCCTTCTTATCTGCCTCTATTGTCCTGGAAAGGCTTAGCAACACCGGACGGCCTAACGTTTGCGACAAGGCTTTTTCTGCTAAGGCGCGCCCGATCCGGCCATTACCATCTTCAAACGGGTGCAGGGTTTCAAAATACAAATGTGCTACGGCCGACCTCACAGGGGCTTTCCTGATCTCCTTGTCACCTCCGGGTGCTGTCTGGTTGAACCACTGAATGAACCTGCTCATTTCATCTGGGATGCGGGAAGAGGGAGGCGCCTCGAAATGCACCTTTTCTTTGCCAAGGGCGCCTGAGACAACCTGCATTGGTTCTTCATGGTTGCGCCACACGCCGACACGGATTTGCTTCTGCTCTTTTAAAAGCAATGTGTGCCATTGGAAGAGCTTTTCCGCTGTCAAGGCATCCGCATAGGTTTTACGGGCATCGGCCATCAGCTCCCCCGCCCCCTGTGCCATTTTATCTTTGGTAGCCTCAGGGGTTTGATTAAGGCCCAGGTTATTGCGAATAGACGAAAGAACGTCCCGGCGGCTAAGGTACTCGCCTTCAATTTCTGAGGTTTTGATCGCTTCGGCCACCATTGTATCAATCACAGCTTCCAACTGGACCGCTTCGGGCAGGGCCTTCAATATCCCACCGACATGGCCCGTCAGCTCTGCGAACTCGAAAAGCATTTCTTCCACTTCGCTTACATCATACCTGAATGCAGGCCAGTCGGGTTGCTGCCAATTATAGCTCATGAGCCGAATATAACTTTTATTCGGCTCAAATAAAATATAATAGTGAGCCGAATGGTAAATTTAATCGGCTCATGGCCACATAAAAGCGCTGAAGCAGGAAATATCTGCCTGTACCATGCCTGTTTAGCGCAACTCTGGCAGCATTACAGGAGGGGGAGTTACTGGCCATGGAGCGCGGGTCGGGAATCCGGGGTAAGGCTCAACTTTCCTGGGCTGGTGCCAGTCTGTGTTGTCAGGAACCCACTTGGCAAGACAGCCCAGCCCCTTTTGAATAAATTCCCTTTGTGCTAGTTCTTCATTTTTAATCCTTAGCTATACTTTGCTATATTTAGAAGTAAAGTACTCTATATCAATTCGATGAAAAGCAACCTGGTTACCCGGCTGGAACTCTACAAACAGGTATGGTCCGAACCAATCTCTTCCCTTTCCCTTAGGTATAATGTCTCAGACTATGACCTTCGCAAGCTTTGTAAAGAACTGCAGATCCCGCTGCCACAACTTGGGCACTGGCAGCGCATCAAAGCCGGAAAGAAGGTTCCTGTGCCAGTACTGCTCACCAATGAAACGGTAGCGCAGGAAATAGATTTCAGTATACTTGCCGGGGCTAAAACTGCAACTTCCCGTAGCCCGCTGGAGCTTTTGCAGCTGGAAATTGAACACAGCCTGGAGAAGGTACTGAAGGTACCGCCACGGCTTACCAATCCGGATATTCTGATAGCATCGGCCAAGGCTGATATCGAGGAGCGAAACGCCAGATATCGTTTCACCGGTCTGCTCAACACATCCTATGGTTTCCTGGACATAAAGGTTTCCAAACAGTGCCTGGACCGAACGTTTCGGCTGATGAACACGCTCATCAAGGCACTTCAGGCAAGAGGGCATAACGTTCTTAAGAGTAGTTACCAAATCTGCATTCATATCAGGAATGAAAAGTATGAGGTGGCCATCCGGGAGAAGCAGAAGAGATCGGATGAGATCAGGAAAGGAAACTACTCCTTCGATTACATCCCAACAGGCACGCTGGTCCTGAAGATCGGCCCTTCCTGGAGCTGCAGAGAGTGGCAGGACGGGAAGGTTCCCTTGGAAAGCAGGCTCTCAGCCGTCATCGCCTACCTCGAGTGGAAAACGCAGAAAGCAGAGGCTCGGCATCTTGAACACCGGAAGGCTGAGGAAGTACGCCTTGAAAAAGAGCGGATCCAGCGGGAACTGCAGGCACGCAAGGAACAGGAGCTCCACAGATTCAAGGTACTGCTGCAACAGGCAAAGCGCTGGCAGGAGGCGCAGTTGCTGCGAGCCTATATCGCTGCCATGGAGCAACAGGCTGAAGGCTCACCTTCTCATTTCCCTAATCGGAAGGAATGGCTGGCCTGGGCTGGGCAAAAAGCGGATTGGTACGATCCACTCATGAACCTTCCGGATGCTCTTTTAGACGAAGTAGATAAAGATTCGCTTGCCTTCAGGAAGAAAGTCCTTTACGGATAAAACTTTCCCGCATTCTTGTTTTTCGTGCGCTTTAGTCATGGGAACCTGCTGCCAGGGAAGCTAGGCCAATTCTTCTTCTAAACTACTGATTCCTCAGCCCGGTATGCATGATGGTTAGTATTTACTAATCTGTTCACTCTCGTATAACAGGGCATTGCTCCCAAAGGATGCTGGTGAAAGCTCTCTTTAAATAAATAACGTTACAAGCAGCCTTTAATCATAGGAAGTTTACCCGAAAGGCAATCTAAGACGCCAGACGCGCTATGAAGCACCTGAAAAAGTTTCTTTCCCGCCTGCAGACCTTCGAGCTGCGCCTGATCCAAAGAAAGGTGGCCGTGGGTCCTTATGGCCAGCAGGAAGTGACGGGTTACGACCTTCGGCATGAGACGCATTACGACGAGGCCGCCCTCTTTGAAAGCGAGTTCCGGCTTCTCTCCCAGATGGCTGCCCTCGACCTGCTCTCGCTCCACCACAAGCAACTGCAACTCGTCCTGGAGCAAGTGACGGAGATAGAAGAGCGGTTCAGGACCTTCTGGGTCCACTTCCACAACCACGCTCCGGGTTATGGGCAGGCCTACCCTACCTGTTACCTGGAGCAGCTCGGCCTTCCCAGCTTGTTTGTAGTGCACAACCTGCAGCCTGCCCATGCGGGCATAGCGGTGTGGGAGGAACTGGTGGATGACCTGGGCGAGACGGTCAAGCTTCGCGAAACGATACTGGCCAGCTTCAGACGACACATCGCGGTGCTGCTTCCCACCTCGGAGCAACAGGCGTTAATTTCAGACGAGGCCGCTCCCGCCAGGCTTGTCACTGGCTTTCCCCGCTTTGTGGACGGGGTGCCGGAGAGCCTCTTCGAAATCCTCAAAGGCTACTTTACTGCAGAGGACCAGGAGCAGCTGCTGTCCTTATTGCAGGAGAACCGATCTCCCTCTTCTCCCCTGCTCTTCCACGGAAACGGCAATCAGCTGGCTGATGCCTTCAAGCAGCTCTACGAGGCCAACCTCATTATTGGCTGCCTCAAGTCAGACCTGGAGGAATGGATAGCAAGCCACTTTGCCTATGTATTTCGCAAGCAGCAGCGCACCCTGCCTCCCGGCTACCTGGCTGCCATTATCTCCTCCAATGCCAAGCCCTGTCAGTCGCCCATTCTCGACGTGCGAAAACAACCCGGAGGCACGTACGCTGTTTACCCGGTCCTGCGCACGCAAAAAAACTATAACGGTCAGTAGGAAACAGGCAGGATGCTGTCCTGCCTTCTTGTAACCCTGAAAACAAAGCGCTTACCATTGCAGTGTAAACCAAATCAATCACTGCCATGGAAATTTACACCTTTGAGCAAATGCCCCAGGCCATGCGCCTGCTACATGAGAAAATGGATCGCCTGGAACTCCTTATCACCGAGCAACGCGCGCCGCAGGACACCGGGACGATCTTCAACGTCACACAGGCTGCTGCCTTTCTCCATCTGTCCGTCTCCACCCTCTATGTGAAGGCCTGCCGCCGGGAAGTTCCTTTCAACAAGCAGGGCAAGCGGCTTTATTTCTATAAAAGCGAACTGGACGAGTGGGTACGCAAGGGACGCAAAAAGACTGTTTCTGAATTACAGGAGGAAGCAGGACACCACATGCTGCGCGCAAGCAGAAAAGCCTGACCGTCTACTCTCCTAAGGAAAGCCTGATACTTTACAAGCCCAGTCAGCATACACCAAAATCAGGGTGAGCGAAACGTCTGAGCTATAAGTCACGCAAGTCCGCTACTACTACCCCTGACTTGCAGCACATCACTCCTCCTGTGATCGTCCAGCAACCCTGCTCTACCGAGGCTTTCAGGACGTGAAAGATTACTTAACATCCCGACATCGGCTGGTCAAGCAACTCCGGGTAAGGCTCAGCTATTATTAGGAAGGCTAACGGGAAGCGCTTTTAAGAGCAGGGAGCAAGTTTGTGTTTTTGTCATACAAAAACCCTTGCCCGGCCACCGGCCGCGCCCTCTGCTCCCGGTGGTCGCAGCAGGGAAACCATTCAACATCTTAACACAGAAAGGATATGGAGAAGAGTGCAGACGAGCAGCAGGGGCCGCAGCGAAAGAAGGGCGGCCGACCAACCAAAAAGACGAAGCGGAGCTATACACTGGTCGTGCGCGTGACAGAGACTGAGCGGATCTTGGTCATGGGCAAGGCCCGGGAGGCGGGCATGAGTGCCTCGGCCTGGTTTAGGACAGCTGCCAGGAAGACGGTAGTTATCGCCCGGCTCTCCCCGGAAGAGGCAGCCCTGTTGCGCTCGCTCTCAGGGCTGGCCAACAACCTCAACCAGCTGGCCCGCCTGGCCCACCGCGAGGGGCTGCTGTCGGTGCAGGGCAAGTGCCGCCTGGCCCTCGGGGAAATAGACCGTCTGCTTGCGCGCCTTCGGCAAAGATGATCGGAAAAGTGATGATCGGTAAGAGCTTTTCGGGCTGCGTCCGCTACGTGATGCAGAAACCGGAGGCTGTGGTACTTGCAGCGGAGGGTATCCGCACGGACACTGTCCCAGGCATGATTGCCGACTTCAACCTGCAGCGCAGCCTCAACCCCGAGCTGGGCAAAGCGGTTGGCCACATTGCCCTGAGCTGGAGCATCCGTGACAGGGAAAAGCTCACTCCTGAGAGCATGGCGGCGCGGGCAAAAGAGTACCTGAAAAAGATGCAGATCAGCGCCACGCAGTACCTGGTGGTCGAGCACCGGGACAGGGAGCACCCGCACCTGCACATCATCTACAACCGCGTGGACTATGAAGGGAAAACGATTCCCGACAGATACCAGCACCGACGCAACGCAGCAGTTTGCCGGGAGATGACCCAGCAGCATGGCTACTACCTAGCACCAGGAAAAGGGCAGGTAAACCGCCACCGCCTCAAAGGGGGCGATATGGCAAAATACGCGCTGCACGACACTATCAAACAGGTTCTGCAAAAGGTAAAGACCTGGTCCGAGCTAGAGGCCACGCTGCAGGCCAAAGGCGTCTATGTTGAATATAAGTACAGAAGAGGGACAGACCAGGTGCAGGGCGTGAGCTTCCGTATTGGCGAGCTCAGCTTCAAGGGCTCCAGCGTGGACAGGAGCCTGAGCTATGGGGCGATCAGCAAGCAATTGACACAGAACATGCTGCTACGCCAACAGACTGGACATATCCTCCAACTGCAGCAACGCCACCTTACACCGTTGCAAGGTACTACTGCTGCCTTCACACTAGGGAAAAGTAACAAACTGCAGGCGCTGGCTGACACCTTACTGCCTCCTGGCGCAGCACAAACAGAAGGCTCCCCGCACCTGAGTGACTATCACTTCAAAAAGAAACGCAAGAAAAGAAAAAGGAAACACCTATGAACCCAGCGGAACTAGAAGAAAGACTCTCTGACGCAGAGCGCGTGCTGGCCCTGCACGGAAAACGCCTGGAAAAGGTGGAGCAACTAAACGCCCCTGCTCCAGCCAGGCCTGAACAAGACAACGCGGAACTGACTAAATTATCACCTGACATTTCCAACCAGTTTGAGGAACTGAAAAAACTCATCAGCCGGCAGGATCTGAGCACGCAGGCCCTGCAGATCTACGCCCAGATTGCCTCCTTCCGTGAGACGATCACCCAGCTGCCGAAGGTGCTGCCTGTCCGGCACCACCACCATTTTGAGGACAGGTCAAGGGGTTTTCTGATCGGGGGTGTTGTTTGTTTGCTGACGGTGGCTATATTAACTGGGCTTTGCTTTAGCCTATTTCGGGAGAACGTCAGGCTGAGAGAAAGTAGCGCTAAATATGAGATGATCCGCCAAGCTTCCTCGGAGGCGGCTATCTGGGCGGACTCTACTTACCACCTAGACCCGGATGAGGTTGAACGAAGCGTGGAGTTGTTCAAGAAAACAGAGGTAACCAAACACAAGAAAAGCGGCTTGTAAGAAAGTCCCTAGAGCATTTAAATATCTATCTAGCAGTTACGACTGCTGTTGCTGCCGGAGTATTTCCACCTTCTCTCGCTCACTGGCCAGTAGTCGCTCGTATAATCTTTTATTTTCTTCAATTACTTCTAGAAGCTTATCTAAAGGATTGAAAGTACACTGGGAAAAGGTACCACCTGGTCCTGAATTACCAAAGGAGCTATCATTTAAGGTTTGGATAAATACACTCCCGTCATCTGTAAAATTTTTTATTGCCTCAGTAGATACCCCAAGCGCTTTGCCTATCCTCTCTAGCGTCGAATCATCCAGATCTTCTTCCTGCTCAATGCGTGAGATATTCTGCTGTGTTGTGCCTAGTTCATTGGCTAAGGCAGACTGCTTTACTCCCAAAGCGGTCCGCATTCTTCGCACGTGGTCACCCAAGTGGATCGGTCGTTTTCTTTCTACTGTTTCCATAAATTAATATACAAAAAAACAAGCTTTTCAGCAAGGGGATATTCAATGTTAATTACAATTGTAAATTTGGTATATAACAAATTCAAACCCTGTTACTCAAGAAGAAGCTTAAATATAAAAGCTATTTATTCCTCCTCAAAAAGAATAAAGAATGTGGTAAACAAGATAATTAGAAAATTGAAATACTTATTGAAGTTTCCATTCTGCTTCGCGATCACCGAAAAGCTTCTTAGCTATATGCTGAGAGGCTTTTTTAATTATTTGGAAATATTCCGGAGGCTAAAGCTTGATTTCTCTTGCAAAAGCCTAATCGTTCTAAAATCCAACGCCTTTTGTAACCAGCTCCAATTGGATAGGCAAAGCTTCAGCACCTGCTTGGAACGTCGAAAGGTACTCCCTCTTTTGCTCATGTGTTTTCAAAGGAAGCTCCTTTGAATATGTCATAAATAATGGTAAATCATTTACCTCACAACTCTTACAGCAACAGGAATCAATATGCTGCTAAAACTGCTAACAATAGCCTCTCAACAGGCACATGCTTGAACAGTCTAGAAGCCAGTTTACTCCTACTTCTCAGCCCTCTCTGCCAATTAGGCATATTAACTTGTTATAAAAATATTTATATAATAAAGGCAAGCCTGCTACCATGCCTTTCTCTTGGCACAGTACCGTTGCAGTCTCTCGGCATACACGGATTACTATATCGGCTCTAAAAACAGCCCATCTGCCAAAAGATAAGGATTCACCAGCACAGTGTCTTTGACAGGTCGCTTGGAGGGCAGGTCCTCCACCGGCAATTTCTGCCTAAAGCTGCTCCTAGTGACAAACAAGTACATGCAGCTGATACTTTTTCTTGTCACACCTTCTAATGACGCCGATAAAAGCAGGCAGGTGCTATGGAAACAAGGGCTATCAACAGCCATTATCGAGGAGCTACTTGGAAGGAGGTTCCATCTGGTGAGCAAAGCCAGGAAGAACATGAAGAAGAATGTCAGGTTAACTCTTGTTCAATGCCAGAAATGGCAGCTTACACCCTTACTTTTGCAACTAAATAATATAGATTAGTATAACGTCTATGGCAATAAGAAATATAGAATTAAGCAACAGATGGCTCTGGCTGCTGGTTGGGTAAACTGACGTACTCTCCTCGTTCTGCTTTCAAAGAAGTGAAAACGGGAAGTACCAATTTTGCAATCTGATTTGCAAGCAGTGGAGGAACAGCATTTCCTACCTGTATAAATTGAGAAGTTCTTGACCCACAAAAGAAGTAATTATCAGGGAAAGTTTGAATACGTGCCGCTTCCCGAACAGTAAGGCTTCTGCACTGTGCAGGATCTGGGTGTATATAGTAATGACCATCCTTTGAAATATGACTTGTTATTGTCTTTGAAGGTCTATCCCATAACTGCACCCTGAACCTATCTGCAAATTTTTTATTATCTATGCCTTCTCTGACGTTTTTATGATCAGGCAAAAGAGCAACTGGGAAGTCCTCTAGTTTCGGTGACCTGTGGTAAACTTTGGCAAAGCTCGCAACAAAAAGATATCTCAGAAGGTCACTATCCATATGGCCTCTTGATTTGTGATTACATACTCCGCCTAACTTATTATCCAGAAACCACTTCTTTTCATAATTAATATAAAGACGTTCATCAGCATGAAACTCAGACCCCGCATCTGCTGCTGTACCCTTTATTCTTTTAAGCTGCTCCTTAATTTCTGCAAGAAGAGCTGCTTCGGTTTTTTCCTTCATTAAGGCAGCCTCAATATTACTGATGGCTTCAGCCCATTCCTCACAACTGTCTTTCTGTTTTGACAGACTACTACGCAGTTTAGGTAAACCTTCAAGCACTTTAGAAATAGGAACTTCAGCAACCTTATCTAATACATCCGGAGAGAAGTCAATATCCTTCCTGATACCAAGTAAAATTACTCTGTGCCTTGTTTGGGGAATACCGAATTTCTCTGCCTGTATGACAAAGCTCTTCTGATTAAAAACAGGATTATCATTTATTATATCCTTTCCAATTGACTTCTCAGAAAGTGAGTATATCCTATAGCCCTTACACTCTGAATCAGAGTCAAC
This window contains:
- a CDS encoding DNA cytosine methyltransferase, producing the protein MKIPVIDIFAGPGGLGEGFSALLNTDGSRVFDIALSIEKDESAHQTLTLRSFFRQFEPGAVPDDYYDFIKGRLSINDLYERWPEQAQIAKEEAWLATLGDDDASVPFNQVDQRISNALKGNKNWLLIGGPPCQAYSIVGRSRRKDKILDENKDIRVGLYKQYLRILAVHSPAVFVMENVKGLLSAQTKESPVFTKILSDLSDPAKACLHSSVDSDSECKGYRIYSLSEKSIGKDIINDNPVFNQKSFVIQAEKFGIPQTRHRVILLGIRKDIDFSPDVLDKVAEVPISKVLEGLPKLRSSLSKQKDSCEEWAEAISNIEAALMKEKTEAALLAEIKEQLKRIKGTAADAGSEFHADERLYINYEKKWFLDNKLGGVCNHKSRGHMDSDLLRYLFVASFAKVYHRSPKLEDFPVALLPDHKNVREGIDNKKFADRFRVQLWDRPSKTITSHISKDGHYYIHPDPAQCRSLTVREAARIQTFPDNYFFCGSRTSQFIQVGNAVPPLLANQIAKLVLPVFTSLKAERGEYVSLPNQQPEPSVA
- a CDS encoding relaxase/mobilization nuclease domain-containing protein, translating into MIGKVMIGKSFSGCVRYVMQKPEAVVLAAEGIRTDTVPGMIADFNLQRSLNPELGKAVGHIALSWSIRDREKLTPESMAARAKEYLKKMQISATQYLVVEHRDREHPHLHIIYNRVDYEGKTIPDRYQHRRNAAVCREMTQQHGYYLAPGKGQVNRHRLKGGDMAKYALHDTIKQVLQKVKTWSELEATLQAKGVYVEYKYRRGTDQVQGVSFRIGELSFKGSSVDRSLSYGAISKQLTQNMLLRQQTGHILQLQQRHLTPLQGTTAAFTLGKSNKLQALADTLLPPGAAQTEGSPHLSDYHFKKKRKKRKRKHL
- a CDS encoding plasmid mobilization protein, translated to MEKSADEQQGPQRKKGGRPTKKTKRSYTLVVRVTETERILVMGKAREAGMSASAWFRTAARKTVVIARLSPEEAALLRSLSGLANNLNQLARLAHREGLLSVQGKCRLALGEIDRLLARLRQR
- a CDS encoding agmatine deiminase family protein; this translates as MVTDRETNYVFFSGLLASDARYTAAYAKVSQALNRHQVRHGLLKGTKDIWCRDYMPIQKGDSAYVQFRYAPSYLAKDAALQTDPAVTLELNQIQAICSNINLDGGNVVRWQDRVIITDRVFSENPAYTNKSQLIDELEKLLEAEIMVIPQIKSDMTGHADGLVRFYDRTTLIGNCLEAEYGYWKNGMRKVLINYGLDYIDLPFLDYKVKGFPESAVGCYVNYLEVSDLILVPVFEVEGNKDQEVMNILTNIFPDRTVAPVCINEVGKHGGLLNCISWNVKNTTCSNATALNL
- a CDS encoding helix-turn-helix domain-containing protein, whose translation is METVERKRPIHLGDHVRRMRTALGVKQSALANELGTTQQNISRIEQEEDLDDSTLERIGKALGVSTEAIKNFTDDGSVFIQTLNDSSFGNSGPGGTFSQCTFNPLDKLLEVIEENKRLYERLLASEREKVEILRQQQQS
- a CDS encoding helix-turn-helix domain-containing protein produces the protein MEIYTFEQMPQAMRLLHEKMDRLELLITEQRAPQDTGTIFNVTQAAAFLHLSVSTLYVKACRREVPFNKQGKRLYFYKSELDEWVRKGRKKTVSELQEEAGHHMLRASRKA
- a CDS encoding Fic family protein, which codes for MSYNWQQPDWPAFRYDVSEVEEMLFEFAELTGHVGGILKALPEAVQLEAVIDTMVAEAIKTSEIEGEYLSRRDVLSSIRNNLGLNQTPEATKDKMAQGAGELMADARKTYADALTAEKLFQWHTLLLKEQKQIRVGVWRNHEEPMQVVSGALGKEKVHFEAPPSSRIPDEMSRFIQWFNQTAPGGDKEIRKAPVRSAVAHLYFETLHPFEDGNGRIGRALAEKALSQTLGRPVLLSLSRTIEADKKAYYNALEQAQKSNDITSWVTYFVSVILTSQQQAISLVDFILKKSKFFDRFQDALNERQIKAVRRMLDAGPEGFEGGMNARKYIAITKASKATATRDLQYLLELGAFIQEGGGRSTRYSLNM